The proteins below are encoded in one region of Ostrea edulis chromosome 3, xbOstEdul1.1, whole genome shotgun sequence:
- the LOC125676338 gene encoding uncharacterized protein LOC125676338, translated as MSNCRKFSLMRRPEVIALKYHSFDPLYYVNSLGKKRAWVSGNTSSFTLVEIGGNSDLKVLKTVQTAYPPTALTGTSFGDLFYTDYENNSVNLYQTEADQVKVVFCEREWCPSGICYTSGGDVWVAIYNGPTKQFKIVCFSYSKGTLTQKRTIPRSGQSNPFRGDGDRTSLQVCVNRNGDVCVVDSNAKDLLVFNKAGDVKSKYSHRRTIHITFDRSCIATDSQSHILVSDPNEEGAYGKIHILDQNANHRFAILNCYLRNPLGISVNSDDRLWVVEEGSKTLKLIQYMQAKAPTVVH; from the coding sequence ATGTCAAATTGCCGTAAATTCTCCCTGATGAGAAGACCGGAAGTCATTGCTCTAAAATATCACAGTTTTGATCCGCTTTATTACGTCAACAGTCTTGGGAAAAAGCGGGCCTGGGTGAGTGGAAATACGTCATCCTTTACATTAGTGGAAATTGGTGGAAATTCTGATCTGAAGGTACTCAAAACTGTCCAGACCGCGTACCCCCCTACAGCTCTGACGGGGACCAGTTTCGGGGATCTTTTCTACACAGATTATGAAAATAACAGCGTAAATCTGTACCAGACGGAAGCAGACCAAGTAAAGGTCGTGTTCTGCGAGAGGGAGTGGTGTCCATCGGGTATCTGTTATACTTCCGGTGGAGACGTTTGGGTGGCGATTTATAACGGCCCTACGAAACAATTCAAAATCGTGTGCTTCAGTTACTCTAAAGGAACATTAACGCAGAAACGTACGATCCCGAGGTCTGGACAAAGCAATCCGTTCAGGGGAGACGGTGATCGGACTTCTCTTCAAGTTTGTGTCAATCGGAACGGCGATGTTTGCGTGGTGGACAGCAATGCTAAAGATCTCCTCGTTTTCAACAAAGCTGGGGATGTAAAATCTAAGTACAGCCACCGCAGAACTATCCACATCACTTTTGACCGCAGCTGTATCGCAACAGACAGTCAGTCCCACATCCTGGTGTCTGACCCTAACGAGGAAGGCGCCTACGGCAAAATCCACATTCTGGACCAAAATGCAAATCACCGATTTGCCATATTAAATTGCTACCTTCGGAACCCCTTGGGTATAAGTGTTAACAGTGATGACAGACTATGGGTGGTGGAGGAGGGTTCTAAGACTCTCAAACTCATTCAGTATATGCAGGCTAAAGCACCAACCGTCGTCCATTAA